In Actinomycetes bacterium, the following proteins share a genomic window:
- a CDS encoding thiolase family protein, with product MARPSRDVVFVDGVRTPFGKAGPNGIYAQTRADDLIVRLIRELMRRNPQLPPERVDDVAVAATTQTGDQGLTIGRTAALLSGLPKSVPGYAIDRMCAGAMTAVTTTAGGIAFGAYDITIAGGVEHMGHHPMGSGVDPNPRFLAERIVDPSALVMGNTAENLHDRFPQLTKERADTYSVASQDKTAKAYADGKLQPDLVPMAIRSAEGAWGYATVDEPPRPGTTVEGLAGLKTPFRPHGRVTAGNAAGLNDGATACLLAAEDVADELGLPKRMRLVSYAFAGVAPEVMGVGPVPSTEKALAKAGLTIDDIGRFEVNEAFAVQVLAFLDHFGLADDDPRVNPRGGAIAVGHPLASSGVRLMINLAREFEEHPEVRYGLTTMCIGLGMGGTVIWENCATEDTK from the coding sequence GTGGCTCGTCCCTCCCGTGACGTCGTGTTCGTGGACGGCGTCCGTACCCCCTTCGGCAAGGCCGGTCCCAACGGGATCTACGCGCAGACCCGCGCAGACGACCTGATCGTGCGACTGATCCGTGAGCTGATGCGCCGCAACCCGCAGCTGCCGCCCGAGCGGGTCGACGACGTGGCCGTCGCGGCCACCACCCAGACCGGCGACCAGGGCCTGACCATCGGCCGGACGGCCGCCCTACTGTCCGGGCTGCCGAAGTCGGTGCCCGGCTACGCCATCGACCGGATGTGCGCGGGCGCCATGACCGCGGTCACTACGACCGCGGGCGGCATCGCCTTCGGTGCCTACGACATCACGATCGCCGGCGGCGTCGAGCACATGGGCCACCACCCGATGGGCTCCGGGGTGGACCCGAACCCGCGGTTCCTGGCCGAGCGCATCGTCGACCCCAGCGCCCTGGTCATGGGCAACACCGCGGAGAACCTGCACGACCGGTTCCCGCAGCTGACCAAGGAGCGGGCCGACACCTACTCGGTCGCCAGCCAGGACAAGACCGCCAAGGCGTACGCCGACGGCAAGCTCCAGCCCGACCTCGTCCCGATGGCGATCCGCAGCGCCGAGGGCGCCTGGGGCTACGCCACCGTCGACGAGCCGCCGCGTCCCGGCACCACCGTGGAGGGGCTGGCCGGGCTGAAGACCCCGTTCCGCCCGCACGGCCGGGTCACCGCGGGCAACGCGGCCGGCCTCAACGACGGCGCCACCGCCTGCCTGCTGGCCGCCGAGGATGTCGCCGACGAGCTCGGCCTGCCCAAGCGGATGCGGCTGGTCTCCTACGCCTTCGCCGGCGTCGCGCCCGAGGTTATGGGCGTGGGGCCAGTGCCGTCCACCGAGAAGGCGCTGGCCAAGGCCGGCCTGACCATCGACGACATCGGCCGGTTCGAGGTCAACGAGGCGTTCGCCGTCCAGGTGCTCGCCTTCCTCGACCACTTCGGCCTCGCCGACGACGACCCGCGGGTGAACCCGCGCGGTGGCGCGATCGCGGTCGGCCACCCGCTGGCGTCGTCCGGCGTCCGGCTGATGATCAACCTGGCCCGCGAGTTCGAGGAGCACCCGGAGGTCCGCTACGGGCTGACCACCATGTGCATCGGGCTCGGCATGGGCGGCACGGTCATCTGGGAGAACTGCGCGACGGAGGACACCAAGTGA
- a CDS encoding response regulator transcription factor produces the protein MRSPRFTALVAVSDAGLRGDVVRSLHGLGAAEVTEAASIAEAQARTRTAPPSDLLVVETMLSDGTGVSLINSLRASGWQRCIVIAADGDPFSVRGALAAGVRGFVVGASGRSTARSDPAQLTPRGTTGVHSLSAREIEVLRLVADGQSNREIGTTLHLSALTVKSHLARIARKLGTGDRAEMVAVSMRARIID, from the coding sequence ATGCGCTCGCCGCGCTTCACCGCGCTCGTCGCGGTCTCCGACGCGGGGCTGCGCGGGGACGTCGTCCGCAGCCTGCACGGGCTCGGCGCGGCCGAGGTCACCGAGGCGGCCAGCATCGCCGAGGCGCAGGCGCGCACCCGGACCGCCCCGCCAAGCGACCTGCTGGTCGTCGAGACGATGCTCTCCGACGGGACCGGGGTCTCCCTGATCAACTCGCTGCGCGCCTCCGGCTGGCAGCGCTGCATCGTCATCGCCGCCGACGGTGACCCGTTCTCGGTCCGTGGCGCGCTCGCGGCGGGGGTCCGTGGGTTCGTGGTGGGTGCCTCGGGCCGGTCGACGGCCCGGTCCGACCCGGCCCAGCTGACGCCGCGCGGCACCACCGGCGTCCACTCGCTGTCGGCGCGCGAGATCGAGGTGCTGCGACTCGTGGCGGACGGGCAGTCCAACCGGGAGATCGGCACGACGCTGCACCTGTCCGCGCTCACCGTGAAGAGCCACCTGGCACGTATCGCCCGCAAGCTCGGCACCGGGGACCGGGCTGAGATGGTTGCGGTGTCCATGCGGGCCCGCATCATCGACTGA
- a CDS encoding DMT family transporter translates to MTALLALASSLLWGGADFLGGTLSRRVHPFAVVGSSQTVGLIGVLLVALPLGAANDPGGYLPWAIGAGAIGMLSLVVFYSALAIGTMGVVAPVAATGVIVPVLAGLLSGERPSGLQLAGIALAIAGVVLASGPEFRAAEGVRVPGGARALVLALVSAVGFGLVLWFLSKGSQYSVGMTLVVQRTTAVSLVALAALGLRRLGGLTARDLPIVAAAGTGDVLANGMYALATQSGLLSLVSVLGSLYPVMTVLLARLLHGERMQRVQNVGVAASLLGVVLIGAGGV, encoded by the coding sequence ATGACCGCCCTGCTTGCCCTGGCCTCCAGCCTGCTCTGGGGCGGCGCCGACTTCCTGGGCGGCACCTTGTCCCGACGGGTGCACCCGTTCGCCGTGGTCGGCTCATCCCAGACCGTGGGGCTGATCGGCGTCCTGCTGGTGGCGCTGCCGCTCGGCGCCGCCAACGACCCCGGGGGGTACCTGCCCTGGGCGATCGGTGCGGGCGCGATCGGCATGCTGTCGCTCGTCGTCTTCTACTCGGCGCTGGCCATCGGCACGATGGGCGTGGTCGCTCCGGTGGCGGCCACCGGCGTTATCGTCCCGGTGCTTGCGGGGCTGCTGTCGGGTGAGCGCCCCAGCGGGCTGCAGCTGGCCGGGATAGCGCTGGCCATCGCCGGAGTCGTGCTGGCCAGCGGCCCGGAGTTCCGCGCGGCGGAGGGCGTACGGGTACCCGGCGGGGCGCGGGCGCTGGTGCTGGCGCTGGTCTCGGCGGTCGGGTTCGGCCTGGTGCTGTGGTTCCTCTCCAAGGGCAGCCAGTACAGCGTGGGCATGACACTGGTCGTGCAGCGGACGACGGCGGTCAGTCTGGTCGCGCTCGCCGCGCTGGGGCTGCGCCGGCTCGGCGGCCTGACCGCGCGGGACCTGCCGATCGTCGCGGCGGCCGGCACGGGCGATGTCCTGGCGAACGGGATGTACGCGCTGGCCACCCAGTCCGGGCTGCTCAGCCTGGTGTCGGTGCTGGGCTCGCTCTACCCGGTCATGACCGTGCTGCTGGCCCGGCTGCTGCACGGCGAGCGGATGCAGCGGGTGCAGAACGTGGGGGTGGCGGCCTCGCTGCTCGGGGTGGTGCTGATCGGCGCCGGCGGGGTCTGA
- a CDS encoding GNAT family N-acetyltransferase: protein MSDAADLPGSPRLRFERLGVARARRLAAGDLAGLDPAAGWPHADTLDAVRMAAEHATADDETGFLVFLTATGQAIGDAGWKGAPGADGTAEIGYGLAASVRGRGLGTELVGALAAWALRQPGCGTVRAEVLPGNLPSRRALERTGFTCQGEDGPYLVLTRTARVVTGE from the coding sequence GTGAGCGACGCGGCTGACTTGCCCGGCTCGCCGCGGCTGCGGTTCGAGCGGCTCGGGGTGGCCAGGGCACGCCGGCTGGCCGCAGGTGACCTGGCCGGGCTCGACCCGGCGGCCGGCTGGCCGCACGCCGACACCCTCGACGCCGTCCGGATGGCGGCCGAGCACGCCACCGCGGACGACGAGACCGGCTTCCTCGTGTTCCTCACCGCGACCGGGCAGGCCATCGGGGACGCCGGCTGGAAGGGCGCCCCGGGCGCCGACGGCACCGCCGAGATCGGCTACGGGCTGGCCGCTTCGGTGCGCGGGCGGGGGCTGGGCACCGAGCTGGTCGGCGCGCTGGCGGCCTGGGCACTGCGCCAGCCGGGCTGCGGCACGGTCCGCGCCGAGGTGCTGCCGGGCAACCTGCCGTCCCGCCGCGCCCTCGAGCGCACCGGCTTCACCTGTCAGGGTGAGGACGGTCCCTACCTCGTCCTCACCCGGACAGCTCGAGTGGTTACTGGCGAGTAG
- a CDS encoding 3-hydroxyacyl-CoA dehydrogenase NAD-binding domain-containing protein, which translates to MSTTETEFDEVITRALLTYVDLPHGAGRAALITLDNAHDHTRPSTFGPGGLEYLNSTLNVVLEEHDRSPLAAVMVTGKPFIFAVGADLSGVPQQTSREQALETGRLGHRVFRRLGELPMPSFAFVNGAAMGGGLEVALHCTYRTVSSSAAALSLPECFLGLVPGWGGVYLLPNLVGADRAVTVVIDNPLNNNRQLKPKQALELGLFDRMYDAADFLEESIAWAARVLVAAETVERAEVDRSPGVWAAAMARGRAIADAKTHGHAPAPYRALALLDGARTATRDEAFAAEDEALADLVMSEELRAGLYAFDLVQKRAKKPAGAPDKKLARPVTKVGIVGAGLMASQLALLFAQRLEVPVLMTDLDQARVDKGLVYVQGEIDKLLAKKRVTPDTANRLKALVTGSTSKDGFADADWVLEAVFEEMKVKQQVFAEVEAVVSDSCVLATNTSSLSVSEMAEDLAHPERVVGFHFFNPVAVLPLLEIVRGQRTDGATLATAFAVGKQLKKSSVLVKDAPAFVFNRLITRALGAVTAAMDAGTPIEVADAAVEPLGMPMSPMMLLGLVGPAVALHTAESLHEAFPDRYGVSPGFRTLVATGKASVYTWDGGQQQVDPEVAAMFAPRAGAPVAPTADQVLDSARSALAEEIRLMLDEGVVAAPEDIDLCLLLGGGWAFWNGGITPYLDREGVSERVTGRRFLPKGVASLT; encoded by the coding sequence GTGAGCACCACCGAGACCGAGTTCGACGAGGTCATCACCCGAGCCCTGCTCACCTACGTCGACCTGCCCCACGGCGCAGGGCGCGCCGCGCTCATCACCCTGGACAACGCGCACGACCACACCCGCCCGAGCACGTTCGGTCCGGGCGGCCTGGAGTACCTGAACAGCACCCTCAACGTCGTGCTCGAGGAGCACGACCGCTCACCGCTCGCTGCGGTGATGGTGACCGGCAAGCCGTTCATCTTCGCGGTGGGTGCCGACCTCTCCGGGGTCCCCCAGCAGACCTCGCGTGAGCAGGCCCTGGAGACCGGCCGGCTCGGCCACCGGGTGTTCCGCCGGCTCGGCGAGCTGCCGATGCCGTCGTTCGCGTTCGTCAACGGCGCCGCCATGGGTGGTGGCCTGGAGGTGGCGCTGCACTGCACCTACCGCACGGTGTCGTCGAGCGCGGCCGCGCTCAGCCTGCCCGAGTGCTTCCTCGGATTGGTGCCCGGCTGGGGCGGGGTCTACCTGCTGCCCAACCTGGTCGGCGCCGACCGTGCGGTCACCGTCGTCATCGACAACCCGCTGAACAACAACCGGCAGCTGAAGCCGAAGCAGGCCCTCGAGCTGGGGCTGTTCGACCGGATGTACGACGCCGCCGACTTCTTGGAGGAGTCGATCGCGTGGGCGGCCCGGGTGCTCGTTGCAGCCGAGACCGTCGAACGGGCCGAGGTGGATCGCTCACCCGGGGTGTGGGCGGCCGCGATGGCCCGGGGCCGGGCCATCGCCGACGCCAAGACCCACGGCCACGCGCCGGCGCCGTACCGCGCGCTGGCCCTGCTCGACGGCGCCAGGACGGCGACCCGCGACGAGGCGTTCGCGGCCGAGGACGAGGCGCTCGCCGACCTGGTGATGAGCGAGGAGCTCCGGGCCGGGCTGTACGCCTTCGACCTGGTGCAGAAGCGGGCCAAGAAGCCGGCCGGCGCGCCGGACAAGAAGCTGGCCCGCCCGGTCACCAAGGTCGGCATCGTCGGTGCCGGGCTGATGGCCAGCCAGCTGGCGCTGCTGTTCGCGCAGCGGCTCGAGGTGCCGGTCCTCATGACCGACCTCGACCAGGCTCGGGTGGACAAGGGCCTGGTCTATGTCCAGGGCGAGATCGACAAGCTGCTGGCCAAGAAGCGGGTCACTCCCGACACGGCCAACCGGCTCAAGGCGCTGGTCACCGGCTCGACGTCCAAGGACGGCTTCGCGGACGCCGACTGGGTGCTCGAGGCCGTGTTCGAGGAGATGAAGGTCAAGCAGCAGGTGTTCGCCGAGGTGGAGGCGGTGGTCTCCGACAGCTGCGTGCTGGCGACCAACACCTCCTCGCTCTCGGTCAGCGAGATGGCCGAGGACCTGGCCCACCCGGAGCGGGTGGTCGGGTTCCACTTCTTCAACCCGGTCGCCGTGCTGCCGCTGCTGGAGATCGTCCGCGGCCAGCGGACCGACGGCGCGACGCTCGCCACGGCGTTCGCCGTCGGCAAGCAGCTGAAGAAGTCGTCCGTGCTGGTCAAGGACGCCCCGGCGTTCGTCTTCAACCGGCTGATCACCCGGGCACTCGGGGCAGTCACCGCGGCCATGGACGCCGGGACCCCGATCGAGGTGGCCGACGCCGCGGTCGAGCCGCTGGGCATGCCGATGAGCCCGATGATGCTGCTCGGCCTGGTCGGCCCCGCGGTCGCGCTGCACACCGCGGAGAGCCTGCACGAGGCGTTCCCAGACCGGTACGGCGTCTCCCCCGGGTTCCGGACTCTGGTGGCCACGGGGAAGGCCTCGGTCTACACCTGGGACGGCGGCCAGCAGCAGGTCGACCCCGAGGTGGCGGCCATGTTCGCGCCCCGGGCGGGTGCACCGGTGGCGCCCACGGCCGACCAGGTCCTCGACAGCGCCCGGTCGGCGCTGGCCGAGGAGATCCGGCTGATGCTCGACGAAGGGGTGGTCGCGGCCCCCGAGGACATCGACCTGTGCCTGCTCCTCGGCGGCGGCTGGGCGTTCTGGAACGGCGGCATCACGCCGTACCTGGACCGCGAGGGCGTCTCCGAGCGAGTCACCGGCCGTCGGTTCCTGCCCAAGGGAGTGGCCAGCCTTACGTAG
- a CDS encoding HRDC domain-containing protein, with translation MIDDGLQSTPEAAEPVEEQPLPLLEPRDGVPEVVRTPEALAATVAAFTAGSGPVAIDAERASGYRYGQRAYLVQLRRAGAGTALIDPVECPDLSGLSVALDGVEWVLHAASQDLPCLDEVGMRPSALFDTELAGRLGGYPRVGLGPLVAAVLGLALEKGHGAADWSTRPLPEPWLRYAALDVEVLVELRDSLEAVLRDQGKLDWALEEFAAIAAAPPGPPRVDPWRRLSGLHRVRGRRALAAAQALWEARDELARKRDLAPGRVLPDTAIVAAVTAAPRSVQELGKIPPFNGQRTRRHVPYFWAALERAAAVPDDQLPAVSLGGDAPPPARAWSERDPAAAERLAAARPAVAAIADEHGVPVENLLAPDAVRRLCWTPPDDLSAESVAEVLRGHGARAWQVTLTAGVLSRALQRALRKAEA, from the coding sequence GTGATCGACGACGGCCTGCAGTCCACCCCGGAGGCCGCCGAGCCGGTCGAGGAGCAGCCGCTTCCGCTGCTCGAGCCCCGCGACGGCGTCCCGGAGGTCGTGCGCACCCCCGAGGCGCTGGCCGCCACGGTGGCCGCGTTCACCGCAGGCAGCGGGCCGGTCGCCATCGATGCGGAGCGGGCCTCCGGCTACCGCTACGGCCAGCGGGCGTACCTGGTGCAGCTGCGGCGCGCCGGCGCGGGCACGGCGCTGATCGACCCGGTGGAGTGCCCCGACCTCAGCGGGCTGTCCGTCGCCCTGGACGGCGTGGAGTGGGTGCTGCACGCGGCGTCCCAGGACCTGCCGTGCCTCGACGAGGTCGGCATGCGTCCGTCCGCCCTGTTCGACACCGAGCTGGCCGGACGGCTGGGCGGCTACCCGCGGGTGGGCCTGGGCCCGCTGGTCGCCGCGGTGCTGGGCCTGGCGCTGGAGAAGGGCCACGGGGCCGCCGACTGGTCCACCCGCCCGCTGCCCGAGCCCTGGCTGCGCTACGCCGCCCTCGACGTCGAGGTGCTCGTCGAGCTGCGGGACTCCCTCGAGGCGGTGCTGCGCGACCAGGGCAAGCTGGACTGGGCCCTGGAGGAGTTCGCCGCGATCGCGGCCGCGCCGCCGGGCCCGCCGCGGGTCGACCCGTGGCGGCGGCTGTCCGGGCTGCACCGGGTGCGTGGCCGCCGGGCGCTCGCCGCCGCGCAGGCGCTGTGGGAGGCCCGTGACGAGCTGGCCCGCAAGCGGGACCTCGCTCCGGGCCGGGTGCTGCCGGACACCGCCATCGTGGCCGCCGTGACCGCAGCGCCGCGCAGCGTGCAGGAGCTGGGCAAGATCCCGCCGTTCAACGGGCAGCGGACCCGGCGCCACGTGCCGTACTTCTGGGCCGCCCTCGAGCGCGCGGCGGCGGTGCCGGACGACCAGCTGCCGGCGGTGTCCCTGGGCGGGGACGCCCCGCCGCCGGCCCGGGCCTGGTCGGAGCGGGACCCGGCCGCCGCCGAGCGGCTGGCCGCCGCCCGGCCGGCCGTCGCGGCCATCGCCGACGAGCACGGCGTGCCCGTGGAGAACCTGCTGGCCCCCGACGCGGTGCGCCGGCTGTGCTGGACACCGCCGGACGACCTGTCGGCGGAGTCCGTGGCCGAGGTGCTGCGCGGCCATGGGGCCCGCGCGTGGCAGGTGACCCTGACGGCGGGGGTGTTGTCCAGGGCGCTGCAGCGCGCCTTGCGCAAGGCCGAGGCGTGA
- a CDS encoding DUF3000 domain-containing protein: MADRGGPDPAPEPFRRAVEALRSTRLRPEVLLEEAPAPQRLAPFAVALTGDVEDGDDELATGRFVLLHDPAGHDTWQGSFRVVTFVRAELELELAVDPMLPSVGWAWLEEAMDSRRLTCTALSGTVTRVTSEAFGTMADREPTAEIEIRASWTALDPGLGPHLEAWADVLCTAAGLPPVAPGVLTMPRPRDRRAR; encoded by the coding sequence ATGGCAGACCGCGGTGGGCCGGACCCGGCCCCCGAGCCGTTCCGTCGCGCGGTCGAGGCGCTGCGGTCGACTCGGCTGCGCCCGGAGGTGCTGCTCGAGGAGGCGCCCGCACCGCAGCGGCTGGCGCCGTTCGCCGTGGCGCTCACCGGCGACGTGGAGGACGGCGACGACGAGCTGGCCACCGGACGCTTCGTGCTCCTGCACGACCCCGCAGGGCACGACACCTGGCAGGGCAGCTTCCGGGTGGTGACGTTCGTCCGGGCCGAGCTCGAGCTCGAGCTGGCGGTCGACCCGATGCTGCCGTCGGTGGGCTGGGCCTGGCTGGAGGAGGCCATGGACTCCCGACGGCTTACCTGCACGGCGCTCAGCGGCACGGTGACCCGGGTGACCTCGGAGGCGTTCGGCACCATGGCCGACCGCGAGCCCACCGCCGAGATCGAGATCCGCGCGTCGTGGACGGCGCTGGACCCGGGCCTCGGCCCGCACCTGGAGGCCTGGGCCGACGTCCTGTGCACCGCCGCGGGGCTGCCCCCCGTCGCCCCGGGCGTGCTCACCATGCCGCGACCGCGCGACCGTCGGGCCCGCTGA